One genomic region from Tigriopus californicus strain San Diego chromosome 4, Tcal_SD_v2.1, whole genome shotgun sequence encodes:
- the LOC131879596 gene encoding uncharacterized protein LOC131879596, translating to MNSKVKTPSLLLCLGFILSVSQISWSQSTCSYESDCDVGFQCIGAKGNCMLPAFWKGPRYVECSSTSECQQHVLLISQCIIKRYGTCLPEDELCRNQETWTKKCPEGLLCDASKVCVNMTGVADFQIGERDPTEELIFSLSPNLVNFLAPAQGMGAQDNLQFGRAANKECLKLSDCGRGEF from the exons ATGAATAGCAAAGTGAAAACACCAAGCCTGTTGCTTTGTCTTGGGTTTATTTTAAGTGTTTCTCAAATTTCTTGGTCACAATCGACCTGCAGTTATGAGAGTGATTGTGACGTCGGATTCCAATGCATCGGAGCCAAAG GAAATTGCATGTTACCGGCGTTCTGGAAGGGTCCGAGATATGTGGAGTGTTCCAGTACCAGCGAATGCCAACAACACGTGCTTCTCATCAGTCAGTGCATAATTAAGAG ATACGGGACTTGCCTTCCTGAAGATGAATTATGTCGAAATCAAGAAACATGGACCAAAAAATGTCCAGAGGGATTACTTTGTGATGCATCTAAAGTGTGTGTCAATATGACCGGAGTAgcagattttcaaattggagagAGGGATCCCACAGAAGAGCTTATTTTCTCCTTGTCACCCAATCTGGTCAACTTTTTAGCACCAGCTCAAGGAATGGGTGCCCAAGATAATCTCCAATTTGGTCGGGCAGCCAACAAGGAATGTCTAAAATTGAGCGATTGTGGTCGGGGTGAGTTCTGA
- the LOC131879511 gene encoding solute carrier family 35 member G1-like, with protein sequence MTSNEVLITDCEEPPERHGYTPIPSSDPAPEDEQQTSLSRVSLWLEQHPTFKHALGLSLALVSGLIFTTSSFLIKFFNVDSVEAVTVRSVLQTLVMASVVKLNGFKFWPNEPHVTNGVRAWLVVQGLLGGIMVMSGFVSLTLIPLGDALTLFFSSPVFTSIFSHIVLGNRLKLWKSFFITLLICGVIFVVRPPMIFPPSQTFHSRRRRNAHEITQPHDSTYYLGAGLALMGSILAGVYSVVISGPLRDIKASVSIFYVGLMTFFIAIFGTELDDKQRIFSPHIGEITLAEWGALFLIAALGVAAYFCVTSSLQLIEPTIVSVLRALEIVFGFVIQTFIMGHQPSELSAFGAALVLISVIMISLERPIVRLVPVSVRRWL encoded by the coding sequence ATGACCTCAAATGAAGTGTTAATCACCGATTGCGAAGAGCCTCCGGAACGTCATGGCTACACGCCCATTCCATCGAGTGATCCCGCTCCCGAGGACGAACAACAAACATCCCTAAGCCGGGTCAGTCTCTGGCTAGAGCAACACCCCACATTCAAACATGCCTTGGGCCTTTCTTTGGCCCTCGTCTCCGGATTGATCTTCACCACCAGTAGCTTCCTGATCAAATTCTTCAATGTGGATTCAGTGGAGGCCGTCACTGTGCGTTCAGTATTACAAACCCTGGTTATGGCCTCGGTGGTCAagttgaatggattcaagttCTGGCCCAATGAGCCCCATGTTACCAATGGAGTCCGAGCTTGGCTTGTGGTTCAAGGTCTCTTGGGAGGAATCATGGTCATGTCAGGATTTGTCTCCTTAACCCTTATACCTCTGGGCGATGCCCTCACGTTGTTCTTCTCCAGTCCCGTATTCACGTCCATCTTCAGCCATATTGTATTGGGCAACCGTCTCAAGCTCTGGAAGTCCTTCTTCATTACCCTCCTCATTTGCGGCGTGATTTTTGTTGTGCGGCCGCCCATGATTTTCCCCCCTTCCCAAACGTTTCATTCGCGACGTCGCCGCAATGCGCACGAAATCACTCAACCTCACGATTCCACTTATTATTTGGGAGCCGGTTTAGCCTTGATGGGATCCATTCTTGCCGGGGTTTACAGCGTCGTTATTAGCGGGCCCCTTCGCGATATCAAAGCATCGGTCTCTATATTCTACGTGGGATTGATGACCTTTTTTATTGCCATCTTTGGTACGGAATTGGACGATAAACAGAGGATATTTTCACCGCACATTGGAGAGATTACTTTGGCAGAGTGGGGTGCGTTGTTTTTGATTGCAGCATTGGGGGTGGCTGCCTACTTTTGTGTGACATCGTCCCTCCAATTAATCGAACCGACTATTGTGAGTGTGTTGCGGGCTTTGGAAATAGTGTTTGGATTTGTGATTCAGACCTTCATCATGGGTCATCAGCCTTCTGAACTGAGTGCATTTGGAGCGGCCTTGGTTCTCATTTCAGTGATTATGATCTCGTTAGAAAGGCCCATTGTCAGATTGGTGCCCGTGTCAGTGCGACGCTGGTTGTAG
- the LOC131879597 gene encoding solute carrier family 35 member G1-like — MSLVCSEAVLTTHLHFQEDIEHNGYLSLPGSSIAGSETETSEIEEVPVHSLFSRGWFEIHPRFKVAIGMILALISGLVFTFNGSVMKYYGIDPVEVLAVRGAVQFWFMFMLCKARGIPLWSDEVRNKTKGLMLLQGLMGGVMVIMSLISIMMIPLGDALTFIFSSPVFTCICSRIFLKHRLGLWKVIFIGLLILGITFVVQPPFIFPDTESNPNEVSLKGEWNDDDPDIVVHDFHYYLGALLAVLAAVIASFNSVCVSGTLKHIDSMVLVSYVGASSFMIAVLCTIFDLKQRIFSVEIVDIAAWEWGLIFGMAILGIFAYFSITKALQLIDPTVVSVLRSTEILLGFFVQVIVMNQIPNSFSIAGASIVFLSIIMIAMEGNIVRRLPLRIRGWF; from the coding sequence ATGTCTTTGGTGTGTTCAGAAGCCGTGCTCACTactcatcttcattttcaagaagaCATTGAACACAATGGTTACTTATCCTTGCCGGGTTCGTCGATTGCCGGATCGGAAACCGAAACCTCAGAGATTGAGGAAGTTCCAGTGCATTCATTGTTCAGTCGTGGTTGGTTTGAAATCCATCCTAGGTTCAAAGTCGCCATTGGAATGATATTGGCCTTAATTTCTGGGCTTGTCTTCACCTTCAATGGATCAGTGATGAAGTATTATGGAATTGATCCGGTGGAGGTTCTCGCAGTTCGAGGAGCGGTCCAATTTTGGTTCATGTTCATGCTGTGCAAAGCACGTGGCATTCCGTTATGGTCAGACGAAGTTCGAAACAAAACCAAGGGGTTGATGTTACTTCAAGGCTTAATGGGTGGGGTTATGGTCATCATGAGTTTGATTAGCATCATGATGATTCCTTTAGGTGATGCTCTCACCTTCATCTTCTCCAGCCCTGTGTTCACCTGCATCTGTAGTCGCATCTTCCTGAAACATCGCTTGGGGCTTTGGAAAGTGATCTTTATAGGATTACTCATTCTGGGAATCACCTTCGTTGTCCAACCTCCATTTATCTTCCCTGACACCGAATCTAACCCCAACGAAGTGTCTCTAAAAGGCGAATGGAACGATGATGATCCTGATATCGTGGTCCATGACTTTCATTATTACTTGGGAGCTTTGTTAGCCGTGTTAGCTGCGGTGATTGCCAGCTTCAATAGTGTTTGTGTTAGTGGAACCCTGAAACACATTGATTCCATGGTCCTTGTGAGTTATGTGGGAGCTTCCAGCTTTATGATCGCGGTGTTATGCACCATCTTTGACTTGAAGCAGCGTATCTTCTCCGTCGAAATTGTGGACATTGCTGCTTGGGAATGGGGACTCATTTTTGGCATGGCCATTCTCGGCATCTTTGCCTATTTCAGTATTACCAAAGCTCTTCAGTTGATTGACCCCACTGTGGTGAGTGTCCTCAGATCAACGGAGATCCTCTTGGGCTTCTTCGTTCAAGTGATAGTAATGAACCAAATTCCAAATAGCTTTTCCATTGCGGGAGCTTCCATCGTGTTCCTATCCATCATAATGATTGCCATGGAGGGCAATATCGTCAGAAGATTACCCCTACGTATTCGCGGTTGGTTTTGA
- the LOC131879598 gene encoding solute carrier family 35 member G1-like, giving the protein MAFVCSETVITSHLHLQEDIEQNGYQPLPGSSIAGSESDVPEIEVVPSEALFSRAWLEARPRIKVTLGVVLALLSGLIFTFNGSVMKGYGIDPVDFLAVRGAVQFGVLYLVCRARGIHLWSDEIGTKTKLMMILQGIMGGIGVITGLMSIMMIPLGDALTFIFSSPVFTCICSRIFLKHRLGLWKLVFIGSLVVGIVFVIQPPVLFPEPDIPPHLFHDKRDGDQGKRDGDHDDPDVVVHDLYYYMGALLAVSGAIICSFNNVCVSGTLKHINSMVLVGYVGAASFVISIMCTSFDKKQRIFSTQIVDIAAWEWALIIGMSILGIFAYFSVTKALQLIDPTVVSVLRSTEILLGFFIQVVFMHQLPDAFAIVGASIVFLSIIMIALEANIVRRLPQYVQEWL; this is encoded by the coding sequence ATGGCATTTGTCTGTTCGGAAACAGTGATCACCAGTCATTTGCACTTACAAGAAGACATCGAACAAAATGGTTACCAACCCTTGCCGGGATCCTCAATTGCCGGATCAGAAAGTGACGTTCCGGAAATTGAGGTGGTTCCATCGGAGGCTCTCTTCAGCCGAGCTTGGTTGGAAGCTCGACCGCGGATTAAAGTGACTTTGGGTGTGGTCTTGGCCTTGTTGTCGGGACTTATATTCACTTTCAATGGGTCCGTCATGAAAGGTTATGGCATTGATCCAGTGGATTTTTTGGCCGTTCGAGGAGCCGTCCAATTTGGGGTTCTGTATTTGGTCTGTCGAGCACGTGGGATTCACTTATGGTCGGACGAAATTGGGACCAAGACCaagttgatgatgatattgCAAGGCATTATGGGAGGCATAGGCGTTATCACCGGTTTGATGAGCATCATGATGATTCCATTGGGGGATGCCCTCACCTTCATCTTCTCCAGTCCCGTATTCACTTGCATCTGTAGCCGGATCTTCCTCAAGCATCGCTTGGGACTCTGGAAATTGGTATTCATTGGATCTCTTGTTGTTGGAATTGtttttgtcattcagcctccaGTCTTGTTTCCCGAACCCGATATTCCCCCACATCTCTTTCATGACAAACGTGATGGAGATCAAGGCAAACGTGACGGAGATCATGACGATCCAGACGTCGTTGTTCATGACCTTTATTATTACATGGGAGCCCTGCTGGCCGTGTCCGGAGCCATAATTTGCAGCTTTAACAATGTCTGTGTCAGTGGAACATTGAAGCACATCAACTCAATGGTTCTGGTGGGATACGTGGGTGCGGCCAGCTTCGTCATTTCAATAATGTGTACCAGCTTTGATAAGAAACAGCGGATTTTCTCCACACAAATCGTCGACATTGCTGCCTGGGAATGGGCACTCATTATCGGCATGTCCATTCTCGGCATCTTTGCCTACTTCAGCGTTACCAAAGCCCTCCAGTTGATTGACCCCACAGTGGTTAGTGTCCTCAGATCCACAGAAATCCTCTTAGGCTTCTTCATTCAAGTGGTGTTCATGCATCAACTGCCCGATGCTTTTGCCATTGTGGGAGCTTCCATCGTGTTCCTATCTATTATCATGATTGCCCTCGAGGCCAATATCGTCAGACGACTACCTCAATACGTTCAAGAATGGCTCTAA